From Rutidosis leptorrhynchoides isolate AG116_Rl617_1_P2 chromosome 3, CSIRO_AGI_Rlap_v1, whole genome shotgun sequence, a single genomic window includes:
- the LOC139896081 gene encoding F-box/FBD/LRR-repeat protein At1g13570-like isoform X1, with translation MKSTSSVSPCEASKSATEDVINTMPSNVVSFILDFLPLQDAVRTSILSKNWRYKWTTINQVVFGNDFFEYIMRTKGDVDGRIITRVLVYHEGSITKFVLDIPRHKRFDDDDIYLWAKLLSTKSVKEMIIVNKNITPIVLPTRLFSFVDLKHLKLCCCCFHGASLGGFPKLLSLDLEWVNSWELIIGLCPLLEVLQIYHPLAMTKMKLDDFAKLKNLKRLFLSLSMLYHHHHHHDAAIPSLDIFKLVAFLPKLHRLTLDLQKCSRFMVDAAGNRDVMMHSLKVLDVLDLDYDNGAMVFFFFDLIQGSPNLEILRIRAIDKDRVFPSPVTHGQVKAGITGYLQQLRNVDLVFTKDSQVELSFIKCLLDNCCLLQLITIANYDSTRYGTVNRGCYFDFAAKLLMLSRASPEAKILFRP, from the exons ATGAAATCGACTTCATCTGTGAGTCCGTGTGAAGCATCTAAATCtgcaacggaagatgttataaacacgATGCCGAGCAATGTAGTAAGTTTTATTCTAGATTTTTTGCCATTACAAGATGCTGTGAGGACCAGCATCTTGTCTAAAAACTGGAGGTATAAGTGGACTACGATCAACCAAGTTGTTTTTGGCAACGACTTTTTTGAGTACATAATGAGAACAAAAGGGGACGTTGATGGTAGGATTATAACTAGAGTTCTTGTTTATCACGAAGGCTCTATAACAAAATTTGTCCTTGACATACCACGTCACAAGAGATTCGATGATGATGATATCTATCTATGGGCTAAGTTACTATCTACAAAAAGTGTAAAGGAGATGATTATTGTAAATAAGAACATAACACCAATTGTGTTGCCTACCCGTCTTTTCTCTTTTGTAGATTTGAAACATTTGAAACTTTGTTGCTGTTGTTTTCATGGTGCTAGTCTTGGTGGGTTTCCTAAACTTTTGTCATTGGACTTGGAATGGGTAAATTCTTGGGAGTTAATAATAGGTTTGTGTCCTCTACTGGAGGTTCTGCAAATTTACCATCCACTTGCTATGACCAAGATGAAACTCGATGACTTTGCAAAACTTAAAAATCTCAAACGATTATTTTTGTCATTAAGTatgctttatcatcatcatcatcatcatgatgctGCAATCCCAAGTTTGGATATCTTTAAGCTTGTGGCCTTTCTTCCAAAGCTTCATAGGCTCACTCTTGATCTTCAGAAATGCAGCAGG ttCATGGTAGACGCTGCCGGAAACAGGGATGTTATGATGCATAGCCTTAAGGTTCTTGATGTTTTGGACCTAGATTATGACAATGGCGCAATGGTCTTCTTTTTCTTTGACTTGATTCAGGGGTCCCCGAATTTGGAAATCCTTAGGATACGG GCCATTGACAAGGATCGTGTCTTTCCATCTCCTGTTACTCATGGCCAAGTAAAAGCCGGCATAACGGGTTACCTGCAGCAGCTTCGGAATGTGGACTTGGTATTCACCAAAGACTCACAGGTTGAACTATCATTCATCAAGTGTTTACTTGATAATTGTTGTTTGTTACAACTCATAACGATTGCTAATTACGATTCAACTCGATATGGAACTGTTAACCGTGGTTGTTACTTTGACTTTGCTGCAAAGCTCTTGATGCTATCTCGAGCCTCTCCCGAAGCTAAAATCTTATTCCGACCCTAA
- the LOC139896083 gene encoding pentatricopeptide repeat-containing protein At3g09650, chloroplastic-like produces MSAKPPPSQPASSTDLRHNNHRDSLKSTTTIHWSSHPPSPAKIFTSTATNSTNTSIATTTTSTQNYDNTLLNLLRQRKTEDAWIAYTQSPHLPNPTCLSRLICQLSYQNTSSALTRAQSIIQRLRRERQLHRLDSNSLGLLAVAAAKSGDTLYANSILKSMLRSGYLPHVKAWSAVVSRLASSGDDGPKEAVKLFSQVTRTIRRFGDPALVINSRPDTAAYNAVLNACANLGWTEKFLQLFDEMPESNCEPDVLTYNIMIKLCASCDRKDLLVFVLERILEKEIPLCMTTFQSLVASYIGFDDLETAEKIVQAMRDGRKDLCKILRESNMEEFEGDDAGVFEKLLPNMNYLSDYEPPLLKEVFKPNTRMYTTLMKGYMKAGRIKDTVRMLEAMRSQEDSDSRPDHVTYTTVVSALVNVGSMEKAKQVLTEMSKAGIQANRVTYNILLKGYCQQLQIDNAKETIKEMIDVGIEPDAVSYNTLIDGCILIDDCAGALVFFNEMRSRNIAPTKISYTTLMKAFSVSGQPKLAHDVFNEMEKDPRVKVDLVAWNMLIEAYSRLGMLDFAKETVENMKKKGVYPDVATYGSLANCIALARKPGEALLLWNEIKERCGLINDEIRVSKFPPNVPDLKPDEGLLDTLADICVRAAFFKKSLEIVAFMEELGIAPNKTKYTRIYVEMHSRMFTSKHASRARQDRRIEKKRAAEAFKFWLGLPNSYYGSEWRLEGEGGDGEDEYAI; encoded by the coding sequence ATGTCCGCCAAACCACCACCTTCACAACCAGCGTCCTCCACCGACCTCCGCCACAACAACCATCGCGATTCCCTCAAATCCACCACCACTATCCACTGGTCCTCCCACCCACCTTCTCCCGCCAAAATTTTCACATCAACCGCTACTAATTCCACCAACACCTCAATCGCCACCACCACAACCTCCACCCAAAATTACGATAATACCCTCCTAAACCTTCTCCGGCAAAGAAAAACCGAAGATGCATGGATTGCATACACACAATCACCACACCTACCAAACCCTACCTGCCTGAGCCGTTTGATCTGTCAATTATCTTATCAAAACACTTCATCAGCTCTCACACGTGCTCAATCCATCATCCAACGTCTCCGCCGCGAACGGCAGCTCCACCGTCTAGACTCTAACTCCCTCGGCCTTCTCGCCGTCGCCGCTGCAAAGTCCGGTGACACACTTTACGCCAATTCTATCCTCAAATCAATGCTTAGATCTGGTTACTTACCTCATGTTAAAGCTTGGAGTGCAGTTGTTAGTCGGTTAGCTTCTTCCGGTGATGACGGACCTAAAGAAGCGGTTAAACTATTTAGTCAGGTGACAAGGACGATCAGGCGGTTCGGTGATCCAGCGCTTGTGATCAATTCGAGACCGGATACTGCAGCGTATAATGCAGTGCTTAATGCCTGTGCGAATTTAGGTTGGACTGAGAAGTTCCTCCAACTGTTCGATGAAATGCCTGAGAGTAATTGCGAGCCGGATGTATTGACTTATAACATTATGATCAAACTTTGTGCTTCTTGTGATAGGAAAGACTTGCTTGTGTTTGTATTGGAACGAATTCTCGAAAAGGAGATACCTTTATGTATGACTACATTCCAGTCTTTGGTTGCTTCTTATATCGGTTTTGACGATTTAGAAACCGCGGAGAAAATTGTGCAGGCGATGAGGGACGGTAGGAAAGATCTTTGTAAGATTTTGAGGGAGTCGAACATGGAGGAATTTGAAGGAGATGATGCCGGAGTGTTTGAAAAATTACTTCCAAATATGAATTACTTGAGTGATTATGAACCACCATTGTTAAAAGAAGTGTTTAAACCTAATACTAGAATGTATACTACTTTAATGAAGGGTTATATGAAAGCAGGACGGATTAAAGATACGGTGAGGATGCTTGAAGCAATGAGAAGTCAAGAAGATAGTGATAGCCGTCCTGATCATGTTACGTATACAACAGTTGTATCTGCATTGGTCAATGTCGGGTCAATGGAAAAGGCAAAACAAGTGTTGACAGAAATGAGTAAAGCTGGAATTCAAGCAAATCGGGTAACTTACAATATCCTTCTCAAAGGGTATTGTCAGCAGTTACAAATAGACAACGCGAAAGAGACTATAAAAGAGATGATTGATGTTGGGATTGAGCCCGATGCAGTGTCGTACAATACACTGATCGATGGGTGTATATTGATCGATGATTGTGCAGGGGCACTTGTGTTTTTTAATGAAATGAGATCAAGaaatattgctcctacaaagatAAGTTACACTACTTTAATGAAAGCGTTTTCAGTATCGGGTCAACCGAAGCTAGCCCATGATGTTTTTAATGAAATGGAAAAGGATCCGCGGGTCAAAGTGGATTTAGTTGCGTGGAATATGTTGATCGAAGCGTATAGCAGATTAGGAATGCTTGATTTTGCAAAAGAAACAGTTGAGAATATGAAAAAGAAGGGGGTTTATCCTGATGTAGCTACTTATGGTAGTCTTGCTAATTGTATAGCGTTAGCAAGAAAGCCCGGTGAAGCGTTACTGTTATGGAACGAGATTAAAGAACGGTGCGGTTTGAtaaatgatgaaattagggtttctaAGTTTCCACCAAATGTTCCTGATTTGAAACCTGATGAAGGTTTGTTGGATACTTTAGCTGATATATGTGTGAGGGCTGCTTTCTTTAAGAAATCTTTAGAAATCGTGGCGTTTATGGAGGAATTAGGAATAGCACCGAATAAGACTAAGTATACGAGGATTTATGTAGAGATGCATTCGAGGATGTTTACGAGTAAACATGCTTCGAGAGCAAGGCAAGATAGGCGGATAGAGAAGAAAAGAGCAGCAGAAGCTTTTAAATTTTGGCTCGGGTTGCCGAATTCTTATTATGGAAGCGAGTGGAGACTCGAAGGTGAAGGAGGTGATGGAGAAGATGAGTACGCGATCTAG
- the LOC139896081 gene encoding F-box/FBD/LRR-repeat protein At1g13570-like isoform X2 yields the protein MKSTSSVSPCEASKSATEDVINTMPSNVVSFILDFLPLQDAVRTSILSKNWRYKWTTINQVVFGNDFFEYIMRTKGDVDGRIITRVLVYHEGSITKFVLDIPRHKRFDDDDIYLWAKLLSTKSVKEMIIVNKNITPIVLPTRLFSFVDLKHLKLCCCCFHGASLGGFPKLLSLDLEWVNSWELIIGLCPLLEVLQIYHPLAMTKMKLDDFAKLKNLKRLFLSLSMLYHHHHHHDAAIPSLDIFKLVAFLPKLHRLTLDLQKCSRAIDKDRVFPSPVTHGQVKAGITGYLQQLRNVDLVFTKDSQVELSFIKCLLDNCCLLQLITIANYDSTRYGTVNRGCYFDFAAKLLMLSRASPEAKILFRP from the exons ATGAAATCGACTTCATCTGTGAGTCCGTGTGAAGCATCTAAATCtgcaacggaagatgttataaacacgATGCCGAGCAATGTAGTAAGTTTTATTCTAGATTTTTTGCCATTACAAGATGCTGTGAGGACCAGCATCTTGTCTAAAAACTGGAGGTATAAGTGGACTACGATCAACCAAGTTGTTTTTGGCAACGACTTTTTTGAGTACATAATGAGAACAAAAGGGGACGTTGATGGTAGGATTATAACTAGAGTTCTTGTTTATCACGAAGGCTCTATAACAAAATTTGTCCTTGACATACCACGTCACAAGAGATTCGATGATGATGATATCTATCTATGGGCTAAGTTACTATCTACAAAAAGTGTAAAGGAGATGATTATTGTAAATAAGAACATAACACCAATTGTGTTGCCTACCCGTCTTTTCTCTTTTGTAGATTTGAAACATTTGAAACTTTGTTGCTGTTGTTTTCATGGTGCTAGTCTTGGTGGGTTTCCTAAACTTTTGTCATTGGACTTGGAATGGGTAAATTCTTGGGAGTTAATAATAGGTTTGTGTCCTCTACTGGAGGTTCTGCAAATTTACCATCCACTTGCTATGACCAAGATGAAACTCGATGACTTTGCAAAACTTAAAAATCTCAAACGATTATTTTTGTCATTAAGTatgctttatcatcatcatcatcatcatgatgctGCAATCCCAAGTTTGGATATCTTTAAGCTTGTGGCCTTTCTTCCAAAGCTTCATAGGCTCACTCTTGATCTTCAGAAATGCAGCAGG GCCATTGACAAGGATCGTGTCTTTCCATCTCCTGTTACTCATGGCCAAGTAAAAGCCGGCATAACGGGTTACCTGCAGCAGCTTCGGAATGTGGACTTGGTATTCACCAAAGACTCACAGGTTGAACTATCATTCATCAAGTGTTTACTTGATAATTGTTGTTTGTTACAACTCATAACGATTGCTAATTACGATTCAACTCGATATGGAACTGTTAACCGTGGTTGTTACTTTGACTTTGCTGCAAAGCTCTTGATGCTATCTCGAGCCTCTCCCGAAGCTAAAATCTTATTCCGACCCTAA